TTTGAAAATACTAAATGCTCAGAATTTACTAATGAACTAAGGCAGCTGTTAgatatattctttatattctgaatgttttcctgttaatttttaaatgatattatattatattatattatattgtattatatatattttcttgtaCTGGCATGAATATGCTATGAATATAATTTGCTAGGAAGAACTGTATTTTTGCATTCTTGTTCGAATAAATTTCATGCGATAAAAAAACCCATATTACTATTAATCAAAACACAAATTTGAATATCattattttgaattattatatttgaataatataataattttgaaCCACAATGGAATTTCATGTTTCATGCAAAACTAAAACCTTAAACCAAATTCAAAAAAGTGTGAATATATTCAGtttataaaaatctttttaatttaCCTAAATTTAAGATTTGCATTCTTAAATGACATCCAAGTAACTTGCAGGCAAAAGCAATCAAGCACAGAACCCCCTTTTCCCAGTTCAAAAAAAGCTTAATTTTGCATTTCAAACATTAATTTGTATATCTAGCTTTATGCATGAAATTCTGACTCTTAAAAACCTGAAACTGAattttaaatctaatattatagATCTATTTCTATCTCCATATTCAAGTTTCAACAAGCTTGACATATTGTATAAGAgagttatgtatgtatgtatgtatgtatgtatgtatgtatgtatgtatgtatgtatgtatgtatgtatgtatgtatgtatgtatgtatgtacacgtgtgtgtgtgtgtgtgtgtgtgtgtgtgtgtgtgtgtgtgtgtgtgtgtgtgtgtgtgtggttctataaaaatatgtattcCTTTTTATGAATCACTTCAGAGCTAGATGTGCGTTCCACTTGCTAAACACTAACTAAAGCTACCAGAAGTTATATTGTTTTTCTGCCAGGCTGATAAGTCAAGAATGATGTTTCCTTTATCTGAGTGTTAAGTCATGTTTAATGGCTTTGTAGAGGTTGATAAAGCACTCTGCCCAAACATCTTTTTGGTGTTCAGTGTTTGCCTGAGCTATTTTATTGGCTGTGTACACTAAAGTCAGCACTGTGCGCTCAAAGTCTTCCCTCCTAAGAACACCTTTGCCTTGGGCGAGAGCAAAGATCAGTCGACGCACCTCTGGGACCGACTTGGGAATAATGTTCTCACAGATGACTTCTAACTTGTGTGTCTTATGTAGAGATGCTAGTTCTCTGTCCCATACTAAAAACCGTCCGTTTTCATCTTCAATTTGAGGTCCATCTAAAAGAATCTAATGagtagaaaagagaaaaaatgtctgattatataatacaattacaatgacattttttgatcttttatttactttaattacaTTCAGactcactaaataaataaacaagtattGATTTATTCTCACTGCATACTCTCACTTTAAATACTCACTGCATACTCTCACTTTAAATACTCACGGCATACTCTCACTTTAAATACTCACTGCATACTCTCACTTTACAATAACTGAAGCATTAGCTCTTCACCTCAAATAGCAAATTGACATCGCTGACAGAGTTTTGAAATACAGTGTTCACCAATGGGGCCGCACCCCTCTTCACCCTGAACGCCGAAGAATAAAGACCTGCCAGAAGATGacaatattttattgtgttcatCCACAGTAAGGTATATAAAGTTATATTGCATGACATACTTGCATAAAAATAAGATGTTTCATACCACTAAACTGGAAAAACAGATTTCACTTTATTGTTTAAAGATATAGtgcataaaaaatatttgtttaaccTACCAGTGCTGGGGCAAGCAGGAGCTTAATATGTAAATCAAACATATATATGGGCCATAATAATGGGAAGAAACTTCTAGTTATTGTCACTGTTACTTCCTGTGTCTTTGAAGTCCATTGGCCATCATTCATGGATCATTCCTGACATACTAATTTTACTGCCTTAATATTGGATAATTCTTGGAAATACGTGAATAAGGGGCTTTCCATTTGATTCTATTTGGCTTTGATTCCAATAATTTGTCAGGCAGAAgaaggtaatatatatatgtacatatcctgacaaaatattacaatcaaaggcatacagtatatacatatacttatTTTAACACTTCTGCAGCAATATCACCTATTACTCTTGTTTTGGTAACAGAATTTTCCAAATacacttgtttttaaaaaaaaattattactgattcaaagaaaaaaaaatactgtataagatAAGAGATAAGATAAGAGATAGACATGGGATTATAAGCGATAAGATATACCACATTGCATAAAATATTATAACTGCTGCCCTGTTGCCCTGAtgatcatataatataaatatagcaCTGTGAAGGGAATCATGTGTAAACTGGTGTGAAGTTTGTACTTAAATGTCATCCGGtggtttagagagagagagagagcgagagagagagagagagagagagagagcgagttaGTTGTTGGTTGTTAGTAGCCCGCTTTCAgtttttatagtaacagctgTAGACTGTTAAATGATTCCTGACAGTGAGGCAACAAAAGACCGATGAAGACTGTTCATTGTTCCCTGAACATTGTTATTTATAACACGAGTGTAAAACCTATGCTGCATGTTTTTGTGTACTGAACTTTTATATTGAAACAAATTAGTGTTTAATTTAACTTATACTTCTATTAGTTTAATAATTGTTTCATATCAAAAGGGTAATATTGGATATAAAGATGTTTCTTGGTGTACTTGTATCAAGAGTACCCTGACCTCAAATAGTAAGAAAGCAAAACACAGCACTGAAAACAGCATTCTGAGAGCACTGATGGTACTAACAATGACACCCACACTGACATGAATGACATtacttttaatttcattcatttacactCTATAGCACTGTGTATATGTTATAAACAAGAACATAAAGTAACAAGATTAGGATGCAAAAAGGAATCTGAATTTAAAGTGTTTTTCATTACCTTTATACCTTTGATGAGCTGcacataaggaataaaacatagaGAAGATGATGATTTCTTTCCAAGGCAGACTGCTTGCTCCCATCCTGTCTTTAGTAGTGCCACTACAGACTAACAAATTATTTGagatacctctctctctctctctctctctctctctctctctctctctctctctctctctctctctctctctctctctctctctctctcttcctgagtgtgtgtgagtgaatgggcTGTATTTCCATCTGGAAGAACGCATGATGTTGAAAGAATTTTGTTTTCGTGTGCTGCTCACTGTTCTTGTGAAATGCTATTTTAAGTATTATTGGGGCTGTTAGTCTGTCATCAGGATCATAACACTTGCTACACTTcaaatgttaatatttacaaatgtttctTTTCAGCATAAACCATTGTAATAAATTTTAGAATAATTCATGATCAagattctttgttttttatttattaattaatttatttatttatttatttatttatttatttatttatttacaaatgaaacCATTAACATTAAGACCACAATAACAACTATAATTGGAGCACTGATGGcaaaaaacattatttgtgTAAATTTAAAGTGACTATTCAGCAGCGTACAAACACTTTATTTTCCCTTACTGTAAAAGAAAGCTCAGGCCCATTAGAAAGAATGCTACAAACACAAATCAGACACACCATGCAGCCAAGTTCAAAACTAAACATTTGACATAATAATCAGCTTCTGATAGAGTGAACTGTAACTCACAAGGTTTCATTCTTGGTCAAGAAGGTAGTTACAGATTCAAAACCCAACCCAGGCCAAAATTCAGTGTAATGAAACCCAGACCTAGGCTTTAATTCTGATCCTGACAGCTCTATACGGCAGTTAAGGATCCTGCTTTCTCACTGCCATGGCCTGGGTTCAGTTCCTGTTCCCAGCCACTAAGTTTGTTCAAGCCAGTGCTGGTGCTAAgcctgtaaaaaataaatgggagggttgtgtcggGAAAAGCATCTGGAAGAAAACTtgtgcaaaatattaaaaatattatataataataatattatataataaatatatatatatatattaataatattataaaataacttgtgttatttaaaaaaagatctaaATGCTTTTATACATGCATCTTGATGCTCAGTGCTTCCTGCTGCTGTTCCTGTTGTTTTCAAGTTGTCCTGCAACTCTTTTCAGTTGTTGCTCTTATGTTCCTTACATCTGTTGTAAAATATTATGTggcattttcattcattccatTACTTTTTCAGATATCATATGAACTGCATATTATTAAATCAGTTCTAGTGCCAGGGATGTTAAAGATCTTTGTTTTGGCACTGAAAATCTTTTGTTACATAATCCTGTCTTGAGCAACTTTAATAATCATTCAGCATCACACTTTGTGCAAAAGAGATGCTAATATCATTTTATGTATACCATATCCACACTAAAGTATGGAGGTGAGAACATCATGGTGTTGGCTATGTTGGTAATTTGCAGTGCCTAAatacttacttttacatttgtttttgtttatatttataaacgTGAAAGACATTATGTGTGCAAATCTCTAGTGAATGCATACACTTGCCATGTCTGAATACTTATTTCCCCATCAACAACAACCTCCACAGGGCAGGAGTGAAGGTATCACAATCTTCCATTTAAAGAAATAGAGAAGCCATACCACAAGACCCAAATCAGGATGACTAATTTGAATTCACTTTGAAATACAGTACAACAATAAGCCATTAAAATTCTAAAACCAAGACTAACCTCTACCAGAATGATGGGAAAAAAGtttggaaaaagaaagaatctgCTCATAATTCTGAGTATACAAGCTCATCAGTCTTGAATGCTGAAGGTAGAAGTCTGtagaattatttttgttttccagTTTTTAACCCAATTAAACATGTATTTCACCATCCGAAGAGGAAAATGAAGATTTCCAGCATGAAATGCTCTTAAGCTGCAGTACAAGCCTGGAAAAGCATCATAAAAGAGAAACCTAACAGTTTGGTAGTCACTTGGTTGCTGACTTTATTGCAAGCAAGGGATATGCaacaaaatataaagaattCTTTACTTTACCTATTCCAGTACTTAGATTGGGTACCAAGGTGCCAAGTTGTTTAGTACACAAAGACATTTTTGATAACCTGAAATTCTGATCTTTTGTCTCACATTATCTTTTGACCTCAAACATACTACAATCCTCTGTAAAAGTACTGGGCTGACCCTTATTGTGCTGGATCGTACACAGTATGAACTAGACCTTATATGAGACtagacttcattcattcattcatccatccatccattcattcattcattcattcattcattcattcattctttcattcattcattcattcattttctaccgcttatccaaactctcgggtcacggggagcctgtgtctatctcaggtgtcatcaggcatcaaggcaggatacaccctggatggagtgccaacccattgcagggcactatatatatatatataatataatataataataaaataataaaataaaaaaaataaataaaataatatatatatatatataatctcccAACATacttatgtattatatatatattatctccCAACATACTTATCACTCAACAAACATACTTAAACATagacatacataaaaaaaacactggaatttacatctatctgtctttttaaatgaaatgtattaattttataaatgttagaTGTCACTATATTTAATCATCAGCCTAAAGTTAGAACACTTAAACACCTGCTTAATCTTGCAGTTAagccaatcagccaatcatgtgacagcagcatagtgaaaaaaatcatacagatacaggCCAAGAACAGTTAAtgctcacatcaaacatcacaaTGAGGTAAAATGTAAGCTCACTAATGTTATCTGTGGTATTTTTTGTGCTGGTTCgagcatttcagaaactgctgcttCCCAAAGTGCTGCAATCTTTGCtaaccacttcctgtttcagtaataataatatctgcATAATTAAATGACAGCCATGCAACAAAACCACTGCTGAGCTAAAACTGAGTGTTTAGAGGACTTGGTAACTTATCTTGGTAACTTATTGGGAAACACTAATCCTATTTAACCATAAagtgccactagagggcagacTCAGATAAAAAATGTAGCAAGAAACCAGAACTACAGCGTTATACTTAATTTAGAGGcaataaaagcataaaaacacatttcatgttACACATTTCACGTTACTTTATAGGAACAGTAAATTAAAACGTTTCTAAAACTCACTTTATCATCTTataactttaaatattttttcatgacaattactttatatttattggCTCACTTAAACACTTTCTCGCCCAAATCTTGATTCTTTTAAAATCTAACACAGTTCATGATTACCAATTATGATCACATAATCATACTGAATCTAAACTtcttataaaatgaataatttggtGCAGAATTGATCTTTAGATATAaagatatagatataaaacaACTGTAGAAATTGGTACACAtggaaaatttacatttacataatagtTTTGCTCTAGAAAGCAAAACTGTCTATGCTTTCCAGGCACCACAACCTAATCAAGATTATTTCTAAGCAAGGTGACCGTAAACACACATCCATTgaccataaacacacattcaaATCACGTCAACTGTTGCCTTGAAGAGTTCAGACACAAGTACAGACCTAAAACTGTTTACAAGCTTTAATGTTTCTTCAAAGCCATCAAATATTATTTAGATGTTATGAGCTCAAATCCAACAAAGCTCACAGAGCTAAAATGATGTGgcacaaaaagcttttattttctgagGAGGAAATGTACGGAATTTTGAGACTAAAATCTAGGCTAATAAAATCGGTGATATTTAAAGTGTGACAGCATGTGAAAATAACCAAATCTGGAGCTGAATTACAGAAAAGGTGAATAAGATCTGAATAAAttgagattaaaaaagaaaatgttttgacATGAAATATATGTCCTGTACTTGTGATCATGGACACCAAACACATCATACAAGGAAACATTTTCCCAATGCTGTGTCAAAAAAGCAGAGGGTATTTGTCATATAGCCTGATGTTGCACCCAGCACACAAAGGAGTACAGATACAGATCAGAGCTATTTTTGCTTAGTTCTCTGTTTCAAGTGTCACACAGCACCAGTCATATACTCTAacttaatataaaattaaaaaatgaaaattttaaatACACTAAGTTCAGTTGAACTTGAACACGTAACCTATATATAAAGGTGCAGCCTACCACCAGTAATCTATCCTGTGTAGTAAtctattctaattatatgattTTAAGCTGATTGGAAAAGCTTTATATATGATAGTCTACTTATGAGCATGAGTAGGTTACTAAATACCAATGCCTGCGGATGATGTACAATAAATCATATATTCATACTGATAAATTAGGCTCATTAAAtgttaatttgttcattttgatGAGGGGTGGCAGTAGGTCTGAACTAGACTAAATATGAAGGacatattgtgtttatttgtctaTGAATCTGTTCAGATAGGGAACAGAGTTTACAAAGCATTGTGCTTGTTCCAAAGACCCACTAGATGTCTCTAGTTAACTACAGAATATCTGGCATTTACTAAAGGTTGATTTTTGTCTGGAAaccaaattatatttatattcagaaGTCTTTCAATGGTATagggagatacagagagagagagagagagagagagagagagagagagagagagagagagagagagagagagagagagagagagacagagaagtcTCTAAGTCCTACAACACCTGCAGCTAGCCGGAAGAGGTAAAGGTGACCATATAACAGTGCACCTGTTGCAGTGCTGAGATTTCTGATGATTTTTATTGTCCTGGAAAGTTTCCAAAgttcagagttgatgggaaggaTTGTAACATCAGCTGGATTAATAAATTGGTCCCAACTTGACCTGTTGTTGTGCGTTCCTGTGGGCATTCCTTGTACAAGTGTTCACCCCATGTGATAGTAAAAATAGACTATGAAACATGcttcaggagtgtgtacagctGGAGAGGAAAGGGAAGAAATCAGTGGAAAAAACTGTGGTAGGTCTCCTCAGTGTGCTTTATATATTACATCCTTGATTTATATGCAAGCGCATGAAAATTACGGATTGTCTGCTCTAAGAATCTATGAAACTTCGTACAGTATATAGCGATGCGTTTCTAAAATGCTGAAAAGAAAATTATGATTGTTTTTTCCTTCATGACTGAAATGAATATTTTCTCATTAACCCTACGCTAAATATTCCACAAGGGTGACTAACAGTAATTATGGTAAAAATAACAGGAACTCTGTCTATAGTGAGGAAATCTGGAAAATATCCCGGTCCTGAGAGTTTACACTTTATCACACACTAGGAACATTATCAATATTTCAAAACTTTCAAATGTTCCAAAGGCACGAAAGATGTTTCATCATGCATGAGTAGAATTTATAGCAACTATTAGATTAGAATGAGTACAACATATTGAACAAATTTAAAATGCATCATTTCTGCCTTTGTAGTTATTCCATAGAAATTTAAGACCATGAAGACTTAATACGGATTTGCACTTTAATAAGATGAACAAATTGTATGAATGCAATTTGGGCAGGggggcttagtgggtagcacgttcgcctcacacttccagggtcagggttcgattcccgcctccgccttgtgtgtgcggagtttgcatgttctccccgtgcctcaggggtttcctccaggtactctggtttccttccccggtccaaagacatgcacagtaggttgattggcatctctgggaaaattgtccatattgtgtgagtgaatgagagagtgtgtgtgtgtgtgtgccctgcgatgggttggcactccgtccagggtgtatcctgccttgacgcctgagataggcacaggcttcccgtgacccgaagtagttcggataagcggtagaaaatgagtgagagtgagtaattTGGGCAGTCATTTTTAGCTAACTTATTAGTGGAGACCCATTTGCACACAAGCACCTGAAGTAAAGAATTAAACATAgtgatatttgtttttttatcacactatctaatctaataatggaaacttccttttataccacagtaaagaaatttaaaaatatccatTTATATACACCAAACAAATGAATTCTTATAATAACAACTTTCCCTCAATAGCGTTTCTTCATCATTCCCTtaaagtgtgttctgtgtcacaaaaacacaaagttacagctttacttcTAACAGATACAAAGCACTGACAGCGAAGACTCCTTAAAATTTGTGGAGTGTCCTTCATACAAGAGTGAGCACATTAAGATAAAGCGTATAGCTGGAattattgtcagagctgctggtaTAGAAAATGAACCAATAATTTGATCCATCAGTATCAAGCCTTTAGTAGTTTAATAGTGATATAAAGAAACAGCAGTGGCAATGCTAATTAATACTGTACACAGTGTCTGAATGCAACCATGTAAATATGATCATAggatagaatatatatatatttctcagaCTTTTTCTCTAAtatctttatacagtatgtgattccTAATGTTACCCTGAATGGGTGCTATTGGGTATGTAAAGCAAGACTATGGAAGAAAACACTCCATAGAAGATTTGACCTTAATGTTGCTCTTTATTTCCATCCTACATCTTACAGATGAGTGCACAACTTTTGGCACCCATGTATCAGTTTCCGCAGAAGACAGGAATCTTGGAGGTCATCCACTGTTAAAGTATCTCTCATTCTAAATTCCCCTTATACTTAAATCATTTAACAAGACTCATTGAATCAGCCTGTAGAGCTCATTTTTCCCCATAGGACAGCACATGCTGCCAGGTCACAACAAACTCATCATCCATCTGTTCTCCATATAGAAGCTGATCACTGTAATCACTCACGTCAAACCAGGAAAGAAAATACTCATAAACAGACACTGGGCTTTTCTGCATGTGACCAACTCTATTAGCTCAAGTTTGTATACTACACTGAGAACAATTATtctgacatacagtatgacCTGCGTTTTTTCCACTCTACacttaaatatgaaaaatatttattccaAAAAgcccaaacacaaacattaatgATTAGGTGATGTGTTTGGTTAACTAACATTCAGACATTTAATGcttataatgtataaaacataactatatatataactatatataactgCTAAGCTCTGAGAACTTAAATTGTCTGTTGTTTTAAAACAGCAGATTAAATGATAGTGGCCCTGATCCATACTATTGTTGCTTAAGTATTTAGtaaatgctacagtatatgctaTATTTAATTCCACATCCTCCTGCGCCATTTGTTTTTAACTTTCATAATCACATggatttcttttaataaaactttttgtttaCTGTGGCAACTTGTAAAAGGACTACTTGCTTTTGGAATACATGGACAAAGCACACCAAGGTGAGCGTATctaattgtctgtctgtctgcctgcttaTTTGTGTATTTCTACCGTTTTCCACAATCCAGTCCATTATGAGAAGTCTATCTTTACAGAAAGATAGATCTGTTTGTCATCATCAGCCTCCTGTTATCATCTGTCATGTTGAAGACAACTAAATTACCGAAGCTGCACAGAATGATGGGGATAAAGCCAAACCATCTGATGTTCAAACCATGAGTATAACCAGTTTGCTCCATCAAACGTTCACACAGTCACTACATTTCTCTTCACTTTCCACGGAAACATATGTGACATTTCAGAGAGAAGGCCATGAGAAATCCAGCAAATACACAACTTTCCTCTCATCTGCTATCTTAGTGCATTTGGGGTTTGAGAATATGGTTCCTCTAGAGACAATGACTTGAATAAGGTCTGTTACACATCCTGGTCTTCTTGTTCCAGTCTTTCTCCAGAGTGTTAGATGAGCCACTGCAGGATGCTGCAAATGGAGGACACAGGACCATGATATTGGCTTATTATCCTCTTATCTCTTAGCTGTTTTTGTCCACTGCTCTGATGGGAACTGTCCATTCATGAAGCAAAACACTGACAGAGAGTAGAGGAAGAGGTCAATGGCACAAGAGGAATGAAGTATTATCCGGTTGTATGTTTGAGAGATTATATACAAAAAGTGGGGTGATTAAAAGagtgatttattattagtagACCTAGAGACCTGGTACCGTATTTAGACTTTTCTGGTTTGAGCTAAATTATGCCTTGATTATTTAGTTACTGGCAAATTTCAAACTTCCCACTTACATACAGTAATATGTATAATGCATATATTTGTATACCATCAAAGAGTACTGTacaatgtacatactgtatatacttggCTTACTTCTAATTCAAGACAAATAAAACTAGACACAACCCTGTTTGATTTATGCTTGGGACCTTGAAAGAAACTCACAGTGTccccttttcttttatttatttattttacaatgaaTATGAAAAGATCTCACTTtacagacaattaaaaaaatatatttttttaatgtacacacATTTCCACGCCCGACTAATCTAGAAGTTCAGCAATATAAATAAGCACCTTTCTTCATTTACGTACCTCCGCTATGTCAAGCAATGTCAAGTCAATTTAACTCGGTCAGAAGTCGGTCAAGATACTGTGCATGAAAGCAGGTAGAAACTTTTCTGAATATTGATTTAAGTGCTTGAATGTAAATAATGGGGAATGATTGAGAAACCACTTGTTCATTTGGGGTCATGTGCTCATTTAAATTTGTGAAACCTGACCTTTGGGTCTAGCTTGGAACTATGAAGTCATTACAAATCATCACTGGATatgttacagtacatgcatgCATTCAGAACAAAATCACAGATTTATGGATGTATTGTAGCTTATTGATGTTGCACAacgtttttgtttcttttttgtgatTCTTAGCAGTTGTTTAACGATAGTTGTATTattaaatttttactttatgCTCTATATCAGTTTCAATTCATCCTTACAAGCACAAACATTTGCATCTTTTTACAGTGTTTCCACCAGTTATgaacatttgtttttacaaaaatCTCCAGCCAGAGTGAACAAATCCTGCCTTTTTTCCAACTAAGAAGACGTTCTtgtatttaaagaaaacaaacattacaaTTATGCCGTCTTTCCCCtccaacaaaaataaaaactgacatGAACCCTACAAATTTGAGAACAAGGTTGTACAGCATTTATGAGTAGTACAGTGATAAAACCATTATCATGTATCCACACCACTTTTCTCAATTTTTACATTCCCACTGAGCTCTATTATTACTGCTCTTTTTCAACATTTATTCTCCTCTATTAGTGTAACATTTGTGTTGAGACTTTTCTTTCTGTGGTTTTAAGACTCTGGCCTTCACTTTAAAGTGACCACTGAAGTCAGTGTGGCTTGGAGAATGCAGTCCAAAACTATTACTTAGGTTTCAACTCCATGTTTTGCATATGCACTGACCTGAGAGGAAATTTGAGATTTGACAGTTTCTCTGAACATTAGCACATAGCTAACTGGCTTAgccacaaacacagacacacccaacAAATCTGGCACACAGAACCTTGTCTATATTAACATTGTCCTAAGAGGTTGGAAAATGCCATATTTTCATTGTCAAGTACCATTAACACACTTGGATTTACAGTATTGAAACTACTTTTAAAAgtatttctaatttttttttttaagttcaagttcaagttaaGCTTTTTTAGAGTTCAGGTTCGAGAACAGTGAAGATAAAAATTCCTGAACCTACGCAAAAGATTGCATGTTCATAGAATTAACGAACACACGGACATGTGCAATGAAGCAAGGGAGTTTATATAATCCATCATAGCTTGAATGTTTCTGAGAAATAGCCAAAAAACGCTCTAAAGAAGAATAGTAGCATAGACAACAGGAGATAAGAATGAAGAGTTGCAGAACCTTTATATGCACCATGTGTAGATATACAGATCAAAGATTTCTTAATATACCATGTGACATATAACCTTGTTCTCTTATATTCAgtctctggcttcagctctcaCTTGGTCTGAGGTTATTCATTATTTGGCTAGATTTAGACCAACAGCTGAGCTCATTGGCTGTAATTGTGTAATTATGTGTCTTAGAAAGAAATTAGGAAGCAAAAATGACCTAACATCTATGCatgtttctttaataaaagttCTAAGGCACATCATATCATGAGCCATATGCATTTGGTAACAATACTGGGTCAAAGCTTCACAAGCCAGGGTTGAATCCTAAGCTTGGGTTAGTGTCACAGGTATCCACACATTTCCCACTGATCTAATCAAacgcacattatcatctagtgctggttaatattatgaacagcagctaagctaattcctctccacttgcttcttTTTTCCTATACATCCCgtggcatccagagattgtgcCAGCTTCAGATTTGTTACACGCCATGAAGATTTttgaccttcagtgagaagaggccAAACCTGTAAGGGTCCTGAGGCACCAAGAAACGTACCAGCACCAATTGGATCCCGCTTCATGAGTAGCTCGGACATTCAAAGAGGTGATGCCAACTACATActttagaaaggacattattcacagTAACACTCTCctgtatttaaaacaatttataatcatgCTAGCatcttcttccatctaagggactttttccttgccacGGTCACCCTAGACAGCTCAGGGTTGCCTTtaagggataaatacaaacacatttaaatataagtctaatat
The DNA window shown above is from Tachysurus fulvidraco isolate hzauxx_2018 chromosome 13, HZAU_PFXX_2.0, whole genome shotgun sequence and carries:
- the LOC113652757 gene encoding protein FAM180A-like, which produces MGASSLPWKEIIIFSMFYSLCAAHQRYKGLYSSAFRVKRGAAPLVNTVFQNSVSDVNLLFEILLDGPQIEDENGRFLVWDRELASLHKTHKLEVICENIIPKSVPEVRRLIFALAQGKGVLRREDFERTVLTLVYTANKIAQANTEHQKDVWAECFINLYKAIKHDLTLR